From one Colletotrichum destructivum chromosome 3, complete sequence genomic stretch:
- a CDS encoding Putative Methyltransferase domain-containing protein — translation MESDTIYENVHKRYGSVTRSSTGEYERTVAKAFGYTEDQLAGTPEGANLGLSCGNPTAIANLREGEIVVDLGSGAGFDVFMAAKRVGPAGKAIGIDMNNSMITKAVANAKRAGFKNVEFIQSQITSLPLPDEFADCMVSNCVINLVPAAEKHRVFHEMYRVLKPGGRVAISDILARKPFSEEIKSNMALYVGCVAGASEVATYDGFLKESGFSNPLVVDSNSDLNVYFTAAENGTSCCGAGNAQMVPEPSPEKTQLGCGGVSSTCCSQDGCNLTPGEAHKQAASLGVTDLNEWAGSFKIYAIKPGRGLK, via the exons ATGGAGTCCGACACTATTTATGAAAACGTCCACAAGCGATATGGCTCAGTCACCAGAAGCAGCACCGGCGAGTACGAGAGGACGGTTGCCAAAGCTTTTGGATACACAGAAGACCAGCTTGCGGGTACACCAGAAGGTGCTAACCTTGGGCTAAGCTGCGGCAATCCAACAGCTATTGCGAACCTGAGAGAG GGCGAAATTGTGGTTGATCTTGGCTCGGGGGCTGGATTCGATGTCTtcatggcggcgaagagggtCGGGCCTGCTGGCAAGGCCATCGGTATCGACATGAACAAT AGCATGATTACAAAAGCCGTCGCAAACGCGAAGAGAGCAGGCTTCAAGAATGTGGAGTTTATCCAGAGCCAAATCACGTCACTCCCACTTCCCGACGAGTTCGCCGACTGCATGGTCAGCAACTGCGTCATCAACCTCGTCCCAGCGGCAGAGAAGCACCGTGTGTTCCATGAGATGTACCGTGTGCTCAAGCCTGGCGGCCGAGTCGCCATCAGCGATATTCTGGCCCGAAAGCCATTTTCGGAGGAGATCAAGAGTAATATGGCTCTCTACGTTGGCTGCGTAGCGGGAGCTAGCGAGGTGGCCACGTATGACGGGTTTCTCAAGGAATCAGGGTTTAGCA ATCCCCTGGTTGTGGATAGCAACAGTGATTTGAATGTCTATTTCACAGCAGCAGAGAATGGCACGTCCTGTTGCGGGGCCGGCAACGCTCAGATGGTTCCGGAACCCTCACCGGAGAAGACTCAGCTAGGGTGTGGGGGAGTCTCGTCTACTTGTTGCAGTCAAGACGGTTGCAACCTGACGCCTGGGGAAGCTCACAAGCAGGCGGCCTCGCTGGGAGTCACTGACTTGAACGAGTGGGCTG GTTCCTTCAAGATCTATGCCATCAAACCTGGCAGGGGTCTGAAGTAG